From Lujinxingia vulgaris, a single genomic window includes:
- a CDS encoding lysylphosphatidylglycerol synthase transmembrane domain-containing protein: MTQNGSKTSGAARIAGSFAVASLIGAFFLWLAARGLPLDDVRAYLAGADYRRLGVASLAFVAIYAVCHGARIWRWNYLVRPLGEVSTSMVNQACTLGFTAIVLFPLRLGEFVRPVVLSRSSRLPASGLLATAVVERVMDGLIITGLLFLALSTYRGEAPVAFARGAGLISLMIFLPAMIMCVIAYTRRHWAEVIVEQTLGRVSSKLAAGVSGLLMGFVEGFKSLVDGQNLGRFLAATALYWGTNALSMWALLTLGFDLEVNLWEMATVMAVLVIGIMVPAGPAMAGNFEFFMSQGLGLFVDLDVSLLAAQVAVFAVLVHALQLLVIVIPGAWVMARSPWLWRRDARRETLTEQGAD, encoded by the coding sequence ATGACACAGAACGGCTCGAAGACGTCCGGGGCGGCTCGCATCGCAGGCTCGTTTGCGGTCGCCTCGTTGATCGGTGCCTTCTTCCTCTGGCTCGCCGCGCGCGGTCTGCCCCTGGATGATGTGCGCGCCTACCTGGCCGGCGCAGACTACCGCCGGCTGGGCGTGGCGTCGCTGGCCTTTGTGGCCATCTACGCGGTCTGTCACGGCGCGCGCATCTGGCGCTGGAATTACCTGGTGCGCCCGCTGGGAGAGGTCTCCACCTCGATGGTCAACCAGGCCTGTACGCTGGGCTTTACCGCCATTGTGCTCTTTCCCTTGCGACTTGGCGAGTTTGTGCGCCCGGTGGTGCTCTCGCGCAGCTCTCGTCTGCCTGCCTCCGGGCTCCTGGCCACCGCGGTGGTGGAGCGCGTGATGGACGGCCTGATCATCACCGGGCTGCTCTTTCTGGCGCTCTCCACCTACCGCGGCGAGGCGCCCGTGGCGTTTGCCAGGGGCGCGGGGCTGATCTCGCTGATGATCTTTTTGCCGGCGATGATCATGTGCGTCATCGCGTACACGCGCCGCCACTGGGCCGAGGTCATCGTCGAGCAGACTCTGGGGCGCGTATCATCAAAGCTTGCCGCCGGCGTCTCGGGCCTGTTGATGGGTTTTGTGGAGGGGTTTAAGTCCCTGGTCGACGGCCAAAACCTGGGGCGCTTCCTGGCAGCGACCGCACTTTACTGGGGGACCAACGCGCTCTCAATGTGGGCGTTGCTCACCCTGGGCTTCGATCTGGAGGTCAACCTCTGGGAGATGGCCACGGTGATGGCCGTGCTCGTCATCGGTATTATGGTGCCGGCCGGCCCGGCGATGGCCGGCAACTTCGAGTTCTTTATGTCGCAGGGGCTCGGCCTCTTCGTCGATCTCGATGTGAGCCTTCTCGCCGCACAGGTGGCCGTCTTTGCTGTGCTCGTGCACGCGCTACAACTCCTCGTGATTGTTATCCCGGGGGCCTGGGTGATGGCCCGATCGCCATGGCTGTGGCGGCGCGATGCGCGCAGAGAGACGCTTACGGAGCAGGGCGCGGATTGA